The region TCCTCGTTTCAAATTATGTCTCTTAGACTTATTCCCAGCATCGATCGTTCCAGCCTGCGCTGTTGTATTATGTACTAGTACAGTAATGTATGGATAATTTGAACAGAAAGTTGGCAGGACCTGTTCggtttattaaattatttcggAGTATAGAAATCATGTTGTATGATAACTATATCTATAATCCGAACGTCTTTCAGATTATGGAATCATTTCTAGAGTGtgcaaattcattttcataaaaaaatgctGTACTTAATAATACTGTatataaaaatatgtatttctgCCCATCAAAGACATGAATTCAATGATATGATCCCCTCTTTAGTGGACACTTTCTGAATAGGTTCATCTTCGTTGTCAGAGCTTTTATTTTCCCCAGTTACATCAGCAATTATCTCATCATCTTCCTAAAACTCTGAGTTGCAATTTTCTTCATCATCACCTTGtgtccatttttgattttctgtttcatcTATTGGATCATAGTACAATTTACTTTATTCACTAATTCCACTGAATCAAAACCTTGATCTAGTACTTCTCCTGATACTATCAAAGATACTATCATTGTCCTGTTCGGATTGTTGAGTTCAGGCAGTTCGGATTTCATTTTTGCCAATTGGGCTGTTCGAATTATAGGGTACTTCGGATTATCCATACTTTTCTGTAATTCAAAATCCATTAAATCGCCAGGGAAAGTTTCAATTAGTTTGCTTATTTGTTTAATTCTGGAATGAATGGAATGTAtcaaaattttctcaaaatccaTTGAGTATTATGCTCTTCACTCATAAGATCAATTTGAATGATGTATGTCTAACAATTCATTAACTCATTTCATAAATTGCTGTCAtcttatagtttttcatttttgataaaaaaagatTGATATCAAACTACATATTCACATGATAACAATAACTTGTATTTCAACAAGCTCATACCCCATGTGATACCATTTTTAACAAATGACGAAGCTATCAACTTCAGTTAATCTGTACAATTCTCAATTTaagttgaattaatttttatcaaaatagAGGTCTCTCAAacaatttgtttttatatgaTAGATCcatccaatttttcaaaaatattcattcctTTGAAATTTTTGCACTTATTAATTTATAACCTGCGAAATACAAAATTATTAATGAGTTTTATTGCTCCTtagaaatttataatttgatCCTTTAACATTGGACTATGGTATATCACATATTAGTTCCACGTTCAACTGTCTCTGTTCCATAGATTGGTGCACTCCCTCACTCCAAGAGCGTCTCGGTCTACCTCTTTTCCTTCGTCCTGGCGGGACCCATTCAAATAACCGCCTAGGCCATCGATATAAGcccagaatatatatatatataacattggaCTATATGTTTTCAGAACCAACCCAATTTACGGTTACAAGGCTATGAACAATTCAAATGGAAACGgaggaaattatggaaaaaattgcaCACCAAATTATCTGAATGGTATGATAAAATTGAACTGTGGAAAGGTGATCTCAAAACAATTGAAGGACGTTTTGGTACTGGAGTTGTatcatattttctttttctcaagtggcttttatttttaaatatttttatatttggtaTTATATTCTTTTTCATCACACTGCCATATATTGCCTGGAATCCAGAACAAAGAGATGCAAATTATACAAATGTGACAGCAATATGTTCGGAAGAACTTAATCCAGTCAATACAATGTTGAATTTGGTACAAGGCACAGGTTTCATGGAATGTACATATTTGTTTTATGGCTATTATCCTTCTGAAATATTGACTTATCCTATAGGTAGTGCtaacatatattacaattttcCATTAGCATATGTAATAGTGACATTCTTGTATTTGATTGTGTCTTTAATGTGTATGGTAAAGGCAGGAGCAAGGAGGTTTAGAGAAAGACTGATTGAAGGTGAAGGCCAATTTTACCTTTTTTGTAACATAATTTTTGGAGGATGGGACTTTTGTATACATGACGCTAAATCAGCAGCAATCAAGCACCAAGctatatttaatgaaataaaagGAAATTTAGAAGTTGAAAGAATGGAAGATGAAAGACGGAACCGAACAAGTAGTGAGAGAacaaaattatattcaataagatTGCTGGTGAATTCTGTTGTTAtaggaatattaattttttgtggttGCTCAATCTATTTCATATTCAGCTTTTGTACAGACAAAATCAAAGCATTTACAGATGATTCCATCAATTATGAAAAACTTGTATATGAATTTTTACCGTCATTTACTATTGTCGGTTTGAATATGTTCATTCCGTTCATTTTCCAATATCtcataattttcgaaaattatacACCACTGTTCGTTGTGAGATTAACACTGTTCAGAACAGTATTACTCAGAATGGCGGCTTTGATAGTTTTTTATGCTTCTATGTATTCTAAAATCACTTGTGAGGGAGAACATTGTAAGTTATCAACTAATTGTTGGGAGACTTACGTCGGTCAACAAATATACAAACTTTTCTTAACTGATTTTGCGTCAACTATTATGGTTACATTCTTTATAAATTTTCCAAGATCTCTTCTTGCATATCATTTCAACAACAAATTCTGTACATTTATTGGCTCACAAACTTTTGATTTACCAAAGCATGTTCTAGATGTAGTTTACTCTCAGACTCTCATTTGGATTGGATGTTTCTACACTCCACTCCTTTCACTTATGTCTGTTTTTCACTTATTCTGTATTTTTCATATCAAGAAGTTTGCTTGCTTGGTCAATTCTAAACCTAGTGGAATTATATACAGAGTATCACGATCCAATTCTATgttcatgatttttttattggtatCGTTTATATTTGCTTTACTGCCATTAATGTTTTCTGTATCGGAATTAGCACCCTCTACAAGCTGTGGACCATTTCAAAATGATCCTTATGTTTGGTATACGGtggaaaaactttttcaaaatgcTCCAAAATGGTTTCAGGATTTTATTTCTTTCTTGAGTACTGCCGGTTTTgctgttcctgttataatactTTTATCTCTTTCATTGTATTATTTCACGGCAGTGAATTCAGCTAACCGGCATATGGTGAAAGTATTAAAAAATCAGTTAGTTTTAGAAGGCCAtgataaacaatttttattggaaaGACTCAGTATGTTCATCAAGCAGCAACAAGAGAATCAGAAACGAATGAAAAGAATTGAAATGGCACAGGAAGCTGAAAGAAATAAGAATAGTTCCTGAATCTAGGTTATTTTCTGTCATATCAGTACAAGTGTTTAAAAATCgggtattttattttgttatttaatGAATTGAAGTTCATATTTCTATTTATCATTGATTCCAAAAGTACAAATCGCACTCAATGATTTATAATAGGTTAGTTTCTAAATTTTTCTTTACCTTCTCATTGAAGAAGAATGGTTTCAACTGATGTGTAAACATTTATCTGTATATATCTTAGATATACTTATCTGAAGGACTTCAAGTACTACATTCATGTTTGACCTGACACTTAAGTTTCAGAAGAAAAAACTGATTTAAAATTAAAGACCCATTAAGTTGTAGCCTTtcttatcaacaaatttatgtATGTATATGTATTCATAATTCTATGAATTTGATTTGTTCTTTTTATATTCCTTCTATATGTGTCCTGTCagcattgaataaataataccaGACAACATAATctatatatttcataaataattgTATGGATATTAATTTTATCTAGTCATACTTGTGATTTTGCAGAActgataatatttttctgttcaagCCAAAAagcgaaatttttattttatagtaTAGTAAAAATGTATATCCTAAGCCCTGTTGACAGTGACATTGATTCATTTTATCACTTttcatatataataataataatcgataTATCCACTTTTTCTTccatattgaatttttgaaaattttttgctaATTGAAATgaggtatatttttatatttatgacttttatattatattttaaacttgtaattttatgaatgaatattcaaaactctttttttttctattgtacCCAATTAATGTTGATGTCTACaggatatgaagaaaatattcaatagctGCATGTTGAAAACTACATTGTAGAATGCAAACAAGTTGTAACAATATGtactgaaatttttatttacgatatgattaaaaatttgaaaagctgaattttttttcattccagtaTTTGATACGAACTATACTACATTGTAGAATGCAAACAAGTTGTAACAATAtgtactgaaattttcatttacgatatgattaaaaatttgaaaaactgatttttttttcattccagtgTTTGATACGAACTATATCAAATATTAGATGGAGTAGTCCGTTACCTTGTGATGTTCATATTAAATGAGATAAGAATAAATGACTTTGTTTTCTGAGaacatcgttttttttttcatttcgcgAATAACTTTAGTCTATATCTAATTTATTTGATCTTATATCATTGTAAACAGTAAATggattaaaattaatgaaaagcCAGATCGGTTCTATAATTTTTCAGTAGGCATTACACTTCTGATGctcttcattttgaaaatttaaaaaaattatattcaaataacCCTAGAGCAAAACTACGACTACCGGTAAGATGTCAATGAAATTTCTGAACATCTACAACGCCTATGTACCTTTTTCTAAGTGACTCAGTTAAATGTATAAGAATAAAAAAGTTCTTAGAACTTGTATCGAgtttttcttccaaaaataaATGATAGAAGAAATTCGAACACAAAAAATGTAAAAGTTCTTTTTCCCGTTATACTTTGGCGACCCCTGAACAACAGCAACTCGATCATGCCCACTGAATCAACTTACCTTTTGTGTGACGTCACCAGTGGATTGTTAACGTGCTAGCTCCGACATACGACAGCGGCGATTCGCCATATCCCAGGGTACAGTGGCGGGGCCGAATGTCGTAGCTTGTAGACGAAAATATGTTCAGTTTCCCAGCCATCTTGTTGAAATCTGAAAGTATGCTTATTCGAGGTGTGTGttgattttttgagaaattctgaGTGTTTCGAGTTTATTAATGGGTGAGTTTCGTAGTTTTTGAATAAAGTTTCTATTAGAAAAGTTCTTTCGGGGGCCAGTGCAGTGTAATCGGTGTAAAATAGTTTCCAGGATTCTTCCTCTAGCTTTCTCTCTGTTAAAAAATATTCTTATTAGAAGAATAAGAAGCAGCTGTGTCAATCGATTATTAAAAGACGGTTTTAGGTTAAATAGTTGGTTTGGAAAAATTATCATAGATCAATTCGGTTAGTGTGGATAACTCAATAGGGGTCAGTGCagcattattttattattagtgTTATGTAGGTATAACTATTTTACTGTTCCTTTTTGAGACATGGTCCCGGATCGATTTTTTGTATTTAGTGATCGTCTCATTTATAACAACTGATACTGTGATTATTCTAGAGTTTATGTTTCTCTGGGCAGGTGGGCTGATTCACCAAAAAAGACAGTTGAGAATCTCTAAAGTAATTCCTATAAATGACTCATTCATCGCCTCGGGTCCTTTTGCGGTGGCTAAGTGTTGTGGTGCTCAATAAGCGATACTTATTTAATATGTACTCATACAAACTCTTAATCGATCAATTGATCTTAGGTTCAACAAACACGAGAAATCTGACAGCTACAGCTGAAAATCTGACATTGATACGCGTTCTTAGTTGTGATCGAAAACTAGTGCAAACAAAACAGTAATCAAATTGCCCGTTACGAAATCCGGCTCGAAATATTCTCTATTGTTATTACTCGAGTTATAGCCATTCTCAATTCTTAACCTGCACAAGCTTCCcaataaaatttcagttttaATCTGTAGTATTTGATTTCCATATATGTATTCATTTCATCCGAAAAATTCGATTCTTTCTTGATTTTAatctataaatattttcaacattgttgattatcaccATTTCTGAGCCAATTTCTATCATTAAATCGCTCCACTTTCTCCACAGAATTTAAATCATTTAAGTGCTGATCTGgtgttattcaaaatgaaatgttaTATGGGCTTGTGGTGAAAGATTTTGAACCTTATCTTTTCCCATTCTCTTTATCAAATTTTTACTACTGAAGTATTCCCAAAAGTTCACGTTCTGCAAGTTCAACGTGTGAAGGGGCGTGATACCATAGAACAGTGTTGTTGATTTATTATTGAAGGATAAGTGAACATTAACTGTAATAAGGTGGGTGtaaattattttgtaatattGTATTATCAATATCACAGAACTTACAAGATTCTACTTGTGAATGTTGTTCTTCTTTGATAAGAATTCTTATAAGATTCATCTATTCTCCTATTGATTTATGGCATTGTTTTTTCTTTCCCAATTATTGTTCATTATCAAGGTTAGACTTGAATTATGTGAACGTATAAAAGTCCAAATAATTGAAGTAGGTACATATTCTCTATATTTCGATTACCTATTCATTTCATAGAAGAATGTCATTCAAAGGTTTGTTAATTGATCTCAATTCATACTTCTTGAGTAATTGAACTGGACAACATATGCAACAAATTCAATTCGTAGTGAAATTTTTGGCGAAGTCGCAATCAAATTTTCTTCCGTTATTTTGACTCCATTTTAATATTTCCGTCTATTCCCTAGGGCACACTTTTTATAATCATTTCATAAGGAAACGTCTAAATTAATCTATTTCATTATCGTCTAAAAACTGACAGAATGATCAAATATCTTACTTAACCTCATTTAATATTGTAATTGTTTTGTAATTCGAAGTGTCTGTTTTCGTTGAACAATTTTGCTATcagtgaattgaaatattttttaaacaGTTACGGTAAGTCCCTATAATATATACCTGTAATATTTGGAAGCATTTACAGTTAACTACTTTGTTTTGGACATTGCACTACTATGGTTCAATTCATTATCATTactgtcaaaatattttttctttcatcatttgaatttgaaggttATGCAGATTAAGTTTTCAAGTTGAATTCTGATTTAATCGATCATCAGGTACTTAGTTCttgtattattttcgagattGTTAGGATCGTTTGTCCATAATCCAAAATATGCCCTTATGTTTAAACAATGTCAAGGGTTCAATTTGAAGTCGGAAGTACTACTGTTGATAATTTGATGTGAACACCGCAACCAACTTTGGCTAGAAGCAATTGTTTTTAGAATGATGTATTTTTTGTTAGaattctttcttcttcttcaaccacGACAGTGGCTAATATGGGTCCGCTCGAGCTGAATTCTTTCATTtatctcaaacttataaccatatttttacaattttttttttataaacaacAATCAGGAATTCTCTAGCATAGAGAAACTGAAACGGATATTAGTAGACCCGAAATCCAATGCAGTCTTTCTTTTATCATAATGATATTCATGATACAAATAGGTAATGTTTGAAAAATTCGTCCTTGATTGTAATTTCGAATCATTCATTATAAAGGAAAACTTTTTAATGGTCCAGATCGTTTAGAATTACGGTGTATTTAAAACTTTCCGGAATGATCTTGAAGTTGATTTACCAGGATCGACCTTAGTCTCGAAGCTTCTCCAATTTGAAGTTAATAATTTACAATAACATATTAAATAATGGCCTATTATTTGTACTGTTTCACGCAATGGAGAATAGTATATCATCACATATGTCTGGCCTCCAATCAATTCGACTGAGAGAAATGTTTGATCTGAATACTTTTGTTTCAAGCAGACCTGTTCACTGTCCTGGACGTGATTATTTTTGCTCCAATTATTCACGAATGGGAGTTTCATGATCGGAGATTATTGTTGCTACTCTAGAAATATCCTTTCATTTTAAAGAATGTCCATGTACTTTTACTTTTTGAAGTTTATGCTTTATAGaagttgaaaaaatgaaaatttttcttccattgaaTATGCTTTGACACATTGATAATCTAAACATACATTATCTAAGTTTATGTAAATAAATGTAATGTTGTTCTATGACTTAAATAATTCCTTACAGATGTCAAGTtgacaatttggtttttatcttgaaacttgaaatgatatttttcaaacagaATTGCTTGTTTTATAAGATaataatcaaaatcaattttttgattTCTTAAGCTAATACAGAAAAGTAGAAATTTCTGAAACGGAGGTGGTTGATTTAgtacgtttacattaaaaaatttgttttgctaAACAATCATTTTTTATCTTTAATCATTGTTTCTCTAGGTCGTTAACCATATTACTCTTTTTGATATCGACACAAAACAACGATCAGCTTGAAATATGTAATCGATATTATTGTGATAGGTCAAATAATTCGATTTTAATGATCATGAGAGGCAgttggcaattttttttttcgattcggaaGCTGAGCGTTGATTCACAAATTGGTGGCTTCATTTTGGGAACAGTTGAAACAAAAAACCATATTCACCGTCCACACAACTACttatataaataatttcaaatgattgtGAGAGTagttttagattttttctgtaGAATGCCTTGTGATGATTTCGTATGTCACTTGCTCTTTCAGTCATAGATCGTAAAAAAGATAAAGGCGGAGAAAAGGGGGGTATTATAATAGTTAGGAATTATTTTAGAGAAAACTCCTGgtgatatttcatttttttttttgagaaatcagttCAACCACGTTGCGAAAattttttactgaacaaaaccAACTTACTTTGCAGTGTTCTACCTATTCTAGCATCGGGGCCACTTCTTCAACACCTTGTACATTATTATGTATGTAATGTCGATATGTGCATAGAAATCAGCCTTTGCGAAAAAGGAAAAACAAACGATGAATTGAAACGGTTACGGTTTTTTATATGAAGTCATTTTTTACAGACTT is a window of Harmonia axyridis chromosome 2, icHarAxyr1.1, whole genome shotgun sequence DNA encoding:
- the LOC123673029 gene encoding transmembrane channel-like protein 7 produces the protein MSGGAKKKPTKTQGWEEAGSEFYQESYPAVDGELDVYQKDPQHLATLLPSKQTRAVTTLQATIRMRTNRSTAERTIRRHTTLRSRRDSTVNRRTSTTQDVQVSMLPDLSENISNEQSIWEEIMQIKTMPIPMAQKKELKAKILNQPNLRLQGYEQFKWKRRKLWKKLHTKLSEWYDKIELWKGDLKTIEGRFGTGVVSYFLFLKWLLFLNIFIFGIIFFFITLPYIAWNPEQRDANYTNVTAICSEELNPVNTMLNLVQGTGFMECTYLFYGYYPSEILTYPIGSANIYYNFPLAYVIVTFLYLIVSLMCMVKAGARRFRERLIEGEGQFYLFCNIIFGGWDFCIHDAKSAAIKHQAIFNEIKGNLEVERMEDERRNRTSSERTKLYSIRLLVNSVVIGILIFCGCSIYFIFSFCTDKIKAFTDDSINYEKLVYEFLPSFTIVGLNMFIPFIFQYLIIFENYTPLFVVRLTLFRTVLLRMAALIVFYASMYSKITCEGEHCKLSTNCWETYVGQQIYKLFLTDFASTIMVTFFINFPRSLLAYHFNNKFCTFIGSQTFDLPKHVLDVVYSQTLIWIGCFYTPLLSLMSVFHLFCIFHIKKFACLVNSKPSGIIYRVSRSNSMFMIFLLVSFIFALLPLMFSVSELAPSTSCGPFQNDPYVWYTVEKLFQNAPKWFQDFISFLSTAGFAVPVIILLSLSLYYFTAVNSANRHMVKVLKNQLVLEGHDKQFLLERLSMFIKQQQENQKRMKRIEMAQEAERNKNSS